In Nicotiana tabacum cultivar K326 chromosome 10, ASM71507v2, whole genome shotgun sequence, the DNA window CCAGTGGGTGaaatcaagattgccccaatcccgacaccttttgcattCACAGCTCCaacgaagaacattttccaagcattggtgtcttcgAGATTACCTCACTGAATTTACTTCCTCGTCCGAAAAGTAAGTACTCAAAGGctgatattcatcatcaaccggATTTTCAGCCAAGTGATCCGTTAAAGCTTgagctttcattgtcgtgcgggtgacatagactatgtcaaactcggtgagcaggattttccattttgctaacctccctatGGGCATCggcttttggaatatgtacttcaaaggatccaacttGGTTATGAGATAGGTGGTGTAGGCCAACAGGTAATACCTaggcttctgagcgacccaagttagggcacaacaagtcctttccaacaaagtgtatttggatttataactagtgaacttcttgATCAAATAGTATATTGCCTGTTCTTTCTTCTCGGTCTCATCATGTTATCCGAGAATGCacccaaaagaattctccaacaCTGTCAAACACAAAAACAAAGGCCTCCCAAGTTCGGGTGGGACCAAGACTAGCGGATgcgacagatattctttgattttgtcgaaggcttcttgacactcatctgtccatttaatcgttgcatctttcttcaacaacttaaatatgggctcacatgtggaaGTTAACTGAGCGATGAACCGGccgatgtaattcaaccttcctaacagactcataacctctttcttgattctcggaggaggcaaatcccaaatagactttatctttgttggatctggcccgatgcccctccgactgaaTATAAATCCAAAGAGTTTCCCAAACGAAACTCTAAATGCATATTTAGCTAGATTTAACTTCAAGTCATACTTACGCAGACGCTCATAGAACTTTCTCGGATCCCGAACATGGTcatcctatgttcttgatttaaTGATTACATCATctacacctcgatttcttggtgcatcatatcatgaaagatggcagtcatagctctcatgtaagttgccccggcgttctacaaaccaaaaggcatgaccctgtaaaaATAGGTGCCCCAGGGTGTGGTGAAGGTTGTCTTCtccgcatcctcttcatccatcaagacctgatgatatccagcataacaatccatgaaagactgtatctcatgtttggcacagttgtcaacaaggatgtggatgtttggcaaagagAAGTTGTCTTTGGGGCTTGCTTTATtcagatcccgatagtcaacacactcgagttttcccatctttctttggcactagaaccacattagccaaccatatggtgtatcggaccactcagATCACCCCCGCCTTTAATtttttggtgacctcttctttgatcttgtcactgatgtCAATTTTGAACTTCCTCTATTTTTGGTGGACAGGGGGATGATCGGGGTAAGTTGGCAATTTGTGTACCACTAAATCAACACTtagtcctggcatatcatcatagtaccaagcaaacacatctttgaattagaacaaaagttggatcaatgcatccctagttctttcatccgtgtgaatgcttatcatggtttcttggacctcttctgaactacccaaattaaccggctcggtttcatttaagtttggcttatgTTTATACTCGAATTGTTCTAATTCttggtttatttccctaaaagcctcatcttcaacATATTtcggttcttgattcattatttcatagCTAGACAGTGTGCtgtgatctgggcatgaagtccgcatgcatgtcatgttatttaagtccacattattagaactgaaaaaaagaaataagaaacgtaacaaaaataagaaagaataaaaaaagataTTCATAGACGATGaattattgatttcatttcattgaatttgaagatagaagggtttacattagaattttaaagacaataaactaaaagaaacattcgagttacaccctggaataactcgGAATGCAGAAAAGGTGGAAAgactggactaccgggattcccACCTGACTgggaacggagtagccttccaattttgaagtTTGACATCGGGCCCCATATATTACACCTCAGTAGTGCTCGAGCCTTCTCTCGGCTATACTAtatgagtttcatataatatTTGCCTCATGGCTCCACATATGTCCTcaatttcctcagccgtgaaggcctcatcttcttcttcttctgtgtaCTTTGGCTTAACTAATATTCTGGCGAGATGCGGGATCGGTTGAGGTAGAACCCACCATCATTCTTACGTTCTTTATCTCATTTCACGTCAGCTTATGTAGCTTGAAAACCGACATCAAAGAAGTTCTTACTGGCAGTCAAGGTGATAGGTTCCGTAATACCTTGCAAAGATGCCCCGAGCCCCTTCCCAGGCTTATAATCGTGCTTGATCATTTCAGTGGCGaccatgattgatgcatttgATATAAAAGGTTGAGGACACAGGCTTCCTTCCTCACATTGATCTGCAACTACaacctcaaaagcttgatagactatGTGTTCGCTACCTTCCCTAGCCTCGAGACATGGGACTGACAGGTCCCGGTAAATTGGCTCGTCTTCTCCATGAACCACAATTTCCTGATCTTCAtgttcaaacttcaccatttggtggagagtagaaggtacGGCCCCTgcagcatggatccaaggccttcctgggagaaaattgtaggaggtGTCCATGTCCAAGACCTAAAATGTCACTTCGAAATCCACAGGACCGATAGTCAAGATCAAATCAATTTTTCCTTATtgtgtctctcttgatgccgtcaaaaGCGCAGACACAAACATTGTTAGGCCTGATTCTCTCAGTCCCAACTTCCATTCTTTGCAAAgttgagagagggcagatgtcaaCCCCAGATCCACCATCCAGCATGACTCTTTTCACATTGTACCATTCACATTTAACTGTCAAATGAAAAGCTTTGTTATGGACAGCCCCTTCAGGGGGCAAGTCATTTCTACTAAATGAAATCTGATTGACTTCGAAGTTGCTCAACAGTAGTTTCAATCGGAACATATTCTTCATTGAGGGTCTTTatcaacactttctgatgctcaTTCGAGCTTATTAATAGAGACAAAAGCGATACATGAGAGGGAGACTTTCAGAGTTGGTCAATTACCTCGTAGTCCGCAGTTTTTATTTTTCGgaagaattcctctgcttctaCGGCACTGACTGGATTTTTAAGCGGAAAATGCTTCTGTTTGGCATTGTTCACTTCTTCCAGATTGAGGTACTTCCCAGATGGGTTAGTTTCATTTACTTCCCCCATGATTTCTTTCCCCTTGTACGTCACAATTGCtctgttgtagttccaagggacTGCAGTGGGGTCTTTCATACGCTTTTGTGGTGCGCGGCTAATAATCACGGGCTCGTTCAGCCTGGGTGAAATTACTGGTCCCTGCGTCACATAAGTCGCTTTGGATATATACATCTTAGGTCCCTTGTTCAACTCGAACCTTTTAGGAGGACTCAACGCAAATTCTTCTTTCTTGGAGGCCCGGGGAACATAAAGAATGGCATCCTTAGGAGGTACTGCCCCTGTTCTGGCTTCCACAGTCTTTTCTACACTTTGAGGAGTGGAGTTTCTCTTCTTCTCCCCCTTTTTCTTGCTTTGCAACCTCCCTTGACTTCTTTTCAACATCGGCGATAGCAATGATGGCTTTCAGAGCTGGGTCAAATTctttatcttcacaaatcatcccaataactGGCCTATTATTGTGAGTCGGCCATAGTTTATTGGTCACATTGGGGATCTCTTCATCTTTCAGCCCTACCCTCTTTTGCTCTATTAGGTTTTCGATTGCCCTTTTGAGAGTCCAATAGTCTTCAATGTCATGCCCTTCCGCtcctgaatgataagcacatcGAGCACTGTATCGGTAGGAGGGCGACTCTGGGTTCTGCCTGTTTTGGGGTACGGGTTGCAATAAACCCATTTGGACCAGCTTAGGGAAAAGTCTAGAGTATGATTTACCAATAGGCTTGAAATTGGTTCTTCTGGGTGGCTCCTGGGCATGGGCATTGTATGGAAAATTATTTATGGGGgatggggattatatggagcttggtgatAAAGGTTATTTCTTAGAAGTGGAGCTCGGCTTTGGTTAAGCTATTATTGTGGCCGAGCGTATGGTTGGGAATTCATCACCGCATAAGGCTGAGGAGCCATGGCATAAGCCACATCCTGGTGAGGATAATAATGTTGCAGGGTATTTGGTGGGAAGTAACCTCGGGGTTGATGGGGGTTTCTCATACTTGAAGCCACCATCGCCACTTCTTCTTTCTGTTTGCTACACCTCCTGACCCACTCTGGATTGCTTGGGACGTAGCTCTTATAGCAGACTGGCCCAATATGTGGCCTGTCTTCAAACCATTTTCAACTATCTCCCCAATTTGGATAGCCTCAGCAAATGAATTTCCCGTTGCAGACATCATATTATGGAAAtagtcagcctcttgggcttgtagAAAAACACTGACCATCTCGGTCTCATCCATCGGGGGCTTCACCCTGGCCGCTTGTTCGCGCCACTTAACAACATATGCTCGAAAACTCTCTGAAGACTTCTTTTTGAGATTAGACATAGAATTTCTGTCTGGAGCTATGTctatgttatactggaattgcctGACAAAATCTCAAGCCAAATCATCCCATATGTGCCAGCGAGACATGTCTTGATCCATTTACCACTCGGATGCAATGCCGACTAGACTCTCTCCGAAATAAGCCATTACgagttcttcttttccaccttcccctcttagttgattgcaatacctcttGAGGTGGGCTACGGGGTCCCCGTGCCTGTCATACTTTttgaacttgggggtcttgaaaccgaTGGCCAAATGAACATGTGGGAACATACATAAATCAGTGTAAGatacactcttttggccacttaAACCATGTATAATTTTAAGGCTTTGTTCCATGCTTCTCATTTTTTGAGTgatttcctcttgctcgggattcTTTGTAGCTCTCTCTTGTCCCCCGGTAAACTCGTACCGGGGTTGTTGAGGGTAAGAATTGGTGGTGAACTGGGCAGTGTTTGGTGGAAAAGATGGTACTTGAAAAGTAAAGGATGATGGATCAAAACTTGGTCTGGGCATAGTTGGTTGTGCCGTAGCCGAGGTTGGTGGTGCAGTGAATAAGTTAGAGGCCACTCCCGAAATCAAtgcctgggggcgaacctcagaagcCATTCTGGCGAAGTGTACTGACATGGTGGGTTATCCAAGTGGGGTGTTCGGGTAACATATTGGGATGTTGGAAGTTCCATTTGCTCTGGGAAGTAGTTCGGGAAAACCAGGTATTGCACTCGGCGGCTCTCTACCGTTGGACCAAGTGtcccacatttccaacatgcggaggcgCAGTGCCCTATTCTCTTCAGCAGTCGTTGTCTCTGAGGTTGGGATAACTGATATTGGGCTATCCTCTGGGATGGGAATTTTTGGTAGATGACATTCTGATGACATTTCGacactttccttggatcttgtaaagtaagGGTGCGAAGGCAGGTTACCACAAAACTAACCAGATTAGAACAAAACCTATACTCAATAGTAGACACAACAAACCTGTTAGTTCgaagcaattaacacatagggAATCGCACATTGGGGGTGTGATgaacctatacagttaaatgtgtttctacatatTTTGCAACGAGTGCGTGTCTCATCCCGGCTTTTGTTTATCTCCCCGATCTTTCTCTTGCTTTCTTTTGCATGCTCTCCCtgttttctctcttgttttattctctttttcttattttctctctttttcttgtttcctctcttttcttcttttctttttccttttggttCTCTCTTTTCGTCATTTTctatttatttgagttatttaaaaCCATGATCGGATCtgatggggattgcctatgtattaCGACGCCGTGTGAATCAAATCATCACGTAGTTCAAAggataaatgcgaaataaacaatttttgggttttttttcaaattttcattaaaacaAAAACTTCTATTATAAACACTCGTTCATACATATTTACAACTCGAAAAACTAACACAGACTCAAAACAGACTCTAGGAATGAAAATACAGACttgaaaagagaaaggaaaataaTCAGGAGTACATAAGTGCCTACAATCCTGCCCTAGGGACACCAGCTGGTCTTGTCGCGGGCCTATGTGCCATGTCATCCTGGAGGCGATAGAGGTCATCTATTATCTGGCGAACAAAGATCATTACTGTGGCGAAGAACCTGGACCAGGTCATGTCCTCAGACTTgttgcacttcatcacaatgtagtcAGCAATTCTTCTAACCCTTTCCCTGATAatgcccttttcttgcaacaaccgCCCAATCTGCTGAGATCTAGCCTCCAAAACCTGGGTGGCCATATGATTGTGCTCTTGCAAATGCTGTAGGTCTTCCTCTAGCTGTGCCATCAAAGCATAGCAATGTTCTCTCTCagctttgaagcttttggctTGTTTAGTCATTTCACCCTCAATGCTATTAAGCTCTTTTTTCCAACCCATGACCCCTCTGTCATATCTTTCCAACCCATGACCCCTCTAGCCAACTTTGTTCATGCTTTCGCTAGCTCAGCCTCAGTCTTTTGCAGATCATCCCCATAGTCACGTACTTTCTGCGTAAGGCTGTAGATGAGCTTTTCATCTTTTCTGCTTCTGCCTGGGTTCTCAGCTGCTATTCTTATCTTTCGAACTTGGACCCggagagcttcattttcttgggccaaccttcttctttcaccttcagcttcttgtgcatGTAGATCATTACTGAATACGATGTTCCTCAATTCTTCTTGCAAAGCATGAATGGTGGcttgatattttttctccttctctcccCAGGCCAACGTTTCCCGGATTTTATCATCAAAATCTTGAACATAAGGTCTTTTGGTGGGCCTTTCAAGCTTAGGCTCGGGCTCTAGCTCATCATTCGCACAAAACCTTCTCTCAAACTATGCAGCATAATTTGGATCCACTTCTCCTCTCGCAAGATCTGGTACTTGGGTATCACTTTTCAGATATCAGCAACCATTCCAATCATTCTGGACCAAAGCCTCATGTAGTGTTGCTTCTGGGTGTAGCTCAatgacttgggtactcaaatcaaCATCTTCGGGTACCACTTGATACCTTCccagttgtcttagaactctttGTAGTGCATATGGTTGGATACTCCTCAGGCCCATCATCATCAAGTAGCCTTTTGAAGTTGTCATGTATATGACTTTCGTTACCGGAA includes these proteins:
- the LOC142165530 gene encoding uncharacterized protein LOC142165530, producing MASEVRPQALISGVASNLFTAPPTSATAQPTMPRPSFDPSSFTFQVPSFPPNTAQFTTNSYPQQPRYEFTGGQERATKNPEQEEITQKMRSMEQSLKIIHGLSGQKSVSYTDLCMFPHVHLAIGFKTPKFKKYDRHGDPVAHLKRYCNQLRGEGGKEELVMAYFGESLVGIASEWQFQYNIDIAPDRNSMSNLKKKSSESFRAYVVKWREQAARVKPPMDETEMVSVFLQAQEADYFHNMMSATGNSFAEAIQIGEIVENGLKTGHILGQSAIRATSQAIQSGSGGVANRKKKWRWWLQV